Proteins encoded by one window of Chaetodon trifascialis isolate fChaTrf1 chromosome 15, fChaTrf1.hap1, whole genome shotgun sequence:
- the LOC139343182 gene encoding uncharacterized protein, with the protein MLVTPTHMRHYKHGRCDPTYSLTMQSRKLVGALASCIGPDDSIQYTTDLLHLFHVAFLEHKGLIRNTKSGHGVGPHLAALRQSLPPDNPLKKFLNPFGCPSVYLTGADMMEGVECGVGNVYAKDQLAVTYLGGRDKVRIVLNGKGSFALALQKLQESLKKNLKLVMLLAVRYAIGCQMGALECLLKLGQSQKVNGEKNPCSKSPEKGKSMVDSGMNPDFSLVIHGGAGEEMMLNTEVIGVVEFALQTALSLGSQVLQQGGRSLDAVQRSVEALEDCFLFNAGKGSVFNKDGKNEMEATIADGNAKRSGSVACVQSVKNPIKAARCVMEKSSHSLIVGDGAEEFLQGLEEKEKPVGPEYFYTEIRHRELTAKLSRGNTSKNNHPQTVGAVALDRWHELAAASSTGGLVGKLKGRVGDTAVVGAGIYADDKVAITCSGDGDVFLRHTVAQKIASLYHHKGYNLKQACREVMGETLNGICAGIIAVDAKGDAIVESNAGVMFVASMVNGISRVEVLRPQMSFSDVIWETDELVAYLDPNPWMPGSTILTRKNLSGARSIFHLATPDFVAILQGARAVSSLLCEQLGVQRCALVFNPTSGHNTTQIRLLPLHGLEAKWQPHLANEEEFHTYDPGYCTSKSGPCWDDETLAQVQAKIRARLPTPNAPSCFDFFGDASDDNLFSRIVRGEQKQWRVWEDSDHVAFLTPCPNSPGLTVVVPRKPLSSDIFKLDEADYKALILATYKVARLLEEGMRAQGIALIFEGFEIDYAHAKLIPLLPSPDGSNPAEQQPEYFQTYPGYVSSLDGPAADPEALKKIHSKITLCRPPRSWEDPQSHSTLAIKSQWYRNMFQIQNTLFHSTVEYFHSSCQYSYALTPLTTDTISSPMGLGSDSEPVSVNLLGQDIYLADSMQFVLEYFLRFQENLPGTYYISPSFRGEDPDATHLNQFYHVECELLGDMDNAMSIAEGYVAHLTKSMLKKHSDLILSTAGTLTHVTAMLSKLDGKTSLPRVPLDQAIPMMPSADCVEWVQEGQPQFGRKLTRKGERFLIEKYGGAVWLTEMDHLGVPFYQAYVEGTGQSKAKAADLLLGLGETVGLGERHSTPEMVQDALRHHTVPEQSYKWYINMRQVKRLLTSGWGMGTERYLCWLLQHDDIRDIHIIPRMKGMKYMP; encoded by the coding sequence ATGCTTGTCACACCTACCCATATGCGTCACTACAAGCATGGTCGATGTGATCCTACGTACTCACTCACCATGCAGTCTCGTAAGTTAGTGGGTGCCTTGGCATCATGCATTGGCCCAGATGACTCAATCCAATACACTACTGACCTTCTACACTTGTTCCATGTTGCATTTCTGGAGCATAAAGGCCTCATCAGAAACACCAAAAGTGGTCACGGAGTTGGTCCTCACCTAGCTGCCCTGCGTCAATCACTGCCACCTGACAACCCACTGAAGAAGTTCCTGAACCCCTTTGGATGTCCATCTGTGTACCTCACAGGTGCAGATATGATGGAGGGTGTGGAGTGTGGAGTAGGCAATGTTTATGCCAAAGATCAACTTGCTGTGACCTACCTTGGAGGGAGAGACAAGGTTCGCATTGTACTTAACGGGAAAGGGAGCTTTGCTCTGGCACTGCAGAAGCTTCAAGAAAGTCTGAAGAAAAACCTGAAGTTGGTGATGCTTCTAGCTGTTAGATATGCCATTGGATGCCAAATGGGAGCCCTGGAGTGTTTATTGAAGCTGGGTCAAAGTCAGAAAGTGAACGGAGAGAAAAATCCCTGCTCAAAGAGCCCAGAAAAGGGCAAATCCATGGTTGACTCTGGCATGAACCCAGACTTCAGTCTGGTGATCCATGGTGGTGCTGGAGAGGAGATGATGCTGAACACAGAAGTGATCGGAGTCGTTGAGTTTGCTCTCCAGACAGCCTTAAGCCTTGGATCCCAAGTGCTTCAACAAGGTGGCAGGAGTCTGGATGCAGTTCAGAGGTCAGTGGAAGCTCTGGAGGACTGCTTCCTGTTCAATGCAGGTAAAGGCTCAGTATTCAACAAAGATGgcaaaaatgaaatggaagCAACCATTGCAGATGGCAATGCCAAGAGGTCAGGATCTGTTGCATGTGTGCAAAGTGTGAAGAACCCAATAAAAGCAGCCAGATGTGTCATGGAGAAAAGCTCACATTCACTCATTGTGGGAGATGGGGCTGAGGAGTTTCTGCAAggtttggaggagaaagagaagccTGTTGGGCctgagtatttctacactgagATACGACACAGAGAGTTGACTGCAAAGCTCAGCAGAGGAAATACCTCAAAAAACAACCATCCTCAGACAGTTGGAGCTGTGGCCTTGGATCGTTGGCATGAGTTGGCTGCCGCATCCTCCACAGGTGGTTTAGTGGGAAAGTTGAAAGGGCGAGTTGGGGATACAGCAGTAGTAGGGGCAGGGATATATGCTGATGACAAGGTAGCTATTACCTGCTCTGGAGATGGAGATGTATTTCTGAGGCACACAGTTGCACAGAAAATAGCCAGTCTCTATCATCACAAAGGCTATAACCTTAAGCAGGCATGTAGAGAAGTGATGGGTGAAACTCTGAATGGGATCTGTGCAGGGATCATTGCTGTGGACGCTAAAGGTGATGCCATCGTTGAATCAAATGCTGGGGTTATGTTTGTGGCCTCAATGGTCAATGGAATTTCACGAGTAGAGGTCCTGAGGCCCCAAATGAGCTTCTCTGATGTGATCTGGGAAACAGATGAGCTGGTTGCCTACCTTGATCCCAACCCCTGGATGCCTGGGTCAACCATTCTGACCAGAAAAAATCTTAGTGGGGCAAGGAGCATCTTCCACTTGGCTACACCTGATTTTGTAGCTATTCTACAAGGAGCAAGGGCTGTGTCAAGCTTGTTATGTGAGCAATTGGGAGTGCAGCGCTGTGCCTTAGTTTTCAATCCAACCTCtggacacaacacaacacaaatcaGACTCCTCCCACTTCATGGCTTAGAGGCAAAGTGGCAGCCTCATCTTGCCAATGAAGAAGAATTCCACACTTATGATCCTGGCTACTGCACCTCAAAAAGTGGCCCATGCTGGGATGATGAAACACTAGCCCAGGTTCAAGCCAAGATTAGAGCCAGACTGCCAACACCAAATGCACCCTCTTGCTTTGACTTTTTTGGAGATGCTTCTGACGATAACCTGTTCAGTCGTATTGTACGTGGAGAGCAGAAACAATGGAGAGTGTGGGAGGACAGTGACCATGTTGCCTTCCTGACACCATGCCCAAACTCTCCTGGGCTAACTGTTGTGGTGCCACGCAAACCACTGTCCAGCGACATCTTCAAACTAGATGAGGCTGACTACAAAGCACTTATCTTAGCCACTTATAAAGTTGCCCGACTACTGGAAGAGGGGATGAGAGCTCAAGGTATTGCGCTGATCTTTGAGGGTTTTGAGATTGACTATGCTCATGCCAAGTTGATCCCTCTGTTACCTTCACCAGATGGCTCTAATCCTGCAGAGCAGCAACCAGAATACTTCCAAACCTACCCTGGATATGTGTCATCACTGGATGGCCCAGCCGCTGACCCTGAGGCCCTGAAAAAAATCCATTCCAAAATCACTCTGTGCAGGCCTCCTCGTTCATGGGAAGACCCTCAGTCTCACTCCACGCTTGCCATCAAGAGCCAGTGGTATCGCAACATGTTCCAGATTCAAAACACTCTTTTCCACAGCACAGTGGAATACTTTCACAGTTCCTGTCAGTACTCCTATGCTCTGACCCCTCTCACCACAGACACCATCTCCTCCCCAATGGGCCTGGGATCTGACTCAGAACCAGTTTCTGTGAACCTGCTGGGCCAGGACATCTACCTGGCTGATTCAATGCAATTTGTACTTGAATACTTTCTTCGCTTCCAGGAGAACCTGCCAGGGACATATTACATATCTCCCAGCTTTAGAGGGGAGGATCCTGATGCCACACACTTGAACCAGTTCTACCACGTGGAGTGTGAGCTGTTGGGTGACATGGACAATGCCATGTCCATAGCAGAGGGATACGTGGCTCATCTTACCAAGTCTATGTTGAAGAAACACTCTGATTTAATCCTCAGCACTGCCGGAACCCTTACACATGTCACAGCCATGCTGAGTAAGCTGGATGGAAAAACCTCACTCCCAAGAGTCCCTCTCGACCAGGCCATTCCCATGATGCCCTCTGCCGACTGCGTAGAGTGGGTCCAGGAAGGCCAGCCCCAGTTTGGCAGAAAACTGACACGTAAAGGAGAGCGGTTCTTGATAGAGAAATATGGTGGTGCTGTTTGGTTGACAGAGATGGACCATCTGGGAGTTCCCTTCTACCAAGCATATGTGGAGGGCACTGGGCAGAGCAAAGCCAAAGCTGCTGACCTTCTCCTGGGGCTGGGTGAGACTGTGGGTCTTGGTGAACGTCATTCCACCCCTGAAATGGTGCAGGACGCCCTCAGGCACCACACAGTGCCAGAGCAGTCCTACAAATGGTACATTAACATGCGGCAAGTGAAACGACTCCTCACCAGCGGGTGGGGCATGGGGACAGAGCGTTACTTGTGTTGGCTGCTTCAGCATGATGACATCAGAGATATACATATCATTCCTAGGATGAAAGGAATGAAGTACATGCCCTGA